GGCGCACCCACCGCTACGCCGCGGTCCTCGCCGAGGGCCTGCGGGCCGGCGGGGTGGAGATCGTGCACGGTGCGTACTTCGACACGCTGACCGCGCGGGTGCCCGGCCGGGCCGCCGAGGTCGTCGCCGCCGCCCGTGAGGCCGGGGTCAACCTCTGGCAGGTCGACGCCGACCTGGTCGGCATCGCCTGTGACGAGACCACCGGGCGTGCGGAGCTGGCGGGCGTCTGGGGCGCCTTCGGCGTGAACGGTGACGTCGAGCAGCTGGACGCGGCCGCCGCCGAGGCGCTGCCGCAGGCGCTGCTGCGCCACGACGACTACCTCGCCCACCCGGTCTTCCACGAGTACCGTTCCGAGACCGCGATGCTGCGCTACCTGCGCACCCTCGCCGACAAGGACTACGCGCTGGACCGCGGCATGATCCCGCTCGGCTCCTGCACGATGAAGCTGAACGCCACCACCGAGATGGAGCCGGTCACCTGGCCCGCGTTCGGCCAGCTGCACCCGTTCGCGCCGGCCGGCCAGGCCCAGGGCTACCTCACGCTGATCCAGGAGCTGGAGGAGCGGCTGGCCACGGTCACCGGCTACGACAAGGTCTCCATCCAGCCGAACGCCGGATCGCAGGGCGAGCTGGCCGGTCTGCTGGCCGTCCGCGCCTACCACCGCGCCAACGGCGACGAGCAGCGCACGGTCTGCCTGATCCCGTCCTCGGCGCACGGCACCAACGCCGCCAGCGCCGTGATGGCCGGAATGAAGGTCGTCGTCGTCAAGACCGGTGAGGACGGCGAGGTCGACACCGACGATCTGCACGCCAAGATCGAGAAGCACCGTGACGAGCTCGCGGTCCTGATGGTGACCTACCCCTCCACCCACGGCGTGTTCGAGGAGCACATCACCCAGATCTGCGCGGCGGTGCACGAGGCCGGCGGCCAGGTCTATGTCGACGGCGCCAACCTCAACGCGCTGGTCGGGCTCGCCGAGCCCGGAAAGTTCGGCGGCGATGTCTCGCATCTGAACCTGCACAAGACCTTCTGCATCCCGCACGGCGGTGGTGGCCCCGGTGTCGGCCCGGTCGGCGTCCGCGCCCACCTGGCGCCGTACCTGCCCAACCACCCGCTGCAGCCGGGCGCCGGCCCCGAGACGGGCGTCGGGCCGATCTCGGCAGCTCCCTGGGGCTCGGCCGGCATCCTGCCGATCTCCTGGGCGTACGTCCGTCTGATGGGCGCCGAGGGCCTCAAGCGCGCCACTCAGGTCGCGGTCCTCAGCGCCAACTACATCGCCAAGCGTCTGGAGCCGCACTACCCGGTGCTCTACACCGGCCCCGGCGGTCTGGTGGCGCACGAGTGCATCATCGACGTCCGGCCGCTGACCAAGGCGACCGGTGTGAGCATCGACGATGTGGCCAAGCGGCTGATCGACTACGGCTTCCACGCGCCGACGATGTCGTTCCCCGTGGCCGGCACGCTGATGATCGAGCCGACCGAGAGCGAGGACCTCGGTGAGCTGGACCGGTTCTGCGACGCGATGATCGCCATCCGCGCGGAGATCGAGAAGGTCGGCTCGGGGGAGTGGGCCAAGGACGACAACCCGCTGCGCAACGCCCCGCACACCGCGGGCGCGCTCGGCGGCGACTGGGCGCACCAGTACACCCGCGAGGAGGCCGTCTTCCCGGCCGGTGTCGACGCCGCGGAGAAGTACTGGCCGCCGGTGCGCCGTATCGACGGTGCCTTCGGCGACCGTAACCTCGTCTGCTCCTGCCCGCCGCTGGACGAGTACGACAACTGAGTCACCGCAGCATCAAGGGCCCTCGGCAGATCTGCCGGGGGCCCTGTGGTACGTGGTGGGCGCGGCGGGTCAGGCAGCGGCGATGGCCCGGGCGCGGTGCGGGGCGATGACCTGCCCGTCCGGGAGCAGCTCACCGGTGTCCTCGAAGAGCAGGACGCCGTTGCAGAGCAGGCTCCAGCCTTGCTCCGGATGGTGCGCCACAAGGTGTGCGGCCTCCCGGTCGGTGGAGTCTGCTGACGGGCATGGCGGTTGGTGCTGACACATGGAAGTTGTCTTTCGCTGCGGTGAAGTGAACGTCGTAGTGCGGCTCGATGAGCTGTTCATGGCCGCTCCCCCGTTTCTTTCGGTCGGTCCCAGTGTTGCCCCACGGACGGGATTCCGCAGGGATTTCGCAGCAGCGGTACTCACTCGATACGGACGCGTCACCCATGCGGGCGGTTGCTCCCAATTGCACTCCTCCCCAAGAGGGTTGGGAGTGGTATCCGCGGACTAGGCCGCGTGGGTGAGCACGACAGAGCGCCCCGCGGCCGGACGGGGCCGCGGGGCATGCTCGGGCGGGACGGCGGGCGCCGGGTTCCGCGCGCGAAGGCGCGCCGGCGCTGCCGGGTCAGGCGGGTTCGGCGAGCAGCGGGGCGGGCGTGAGCCGCAGGGTGAGCCGGGGGAGCAGATCGGCGATGCGGTGCGGGCGGTGTGCGGCGATGCCCGGCGGGGCAGGCGCCAGAGGTATCAGCAGGTCACCGGGCGCGGGCAGCCCCTGCGCGCCGTCGGAGGTGAGGTCGTGATGCAGCCACAGCGTGAGCATGTACAGCTCGGGGACGGACAGCAGACGCGGCTGGTAGGGCGTGGCGAGTGACTCGGCCTGCGCCAGCGCCTGCTCGGTCGCGGCGACGTAGGGGCCGCCGCAGAAGCGCCCGAAGGTCCAGCCGTCCGCGGTGAGCACCGCCTCGGCGGTCGCCACGGCACGCTCCCCGCCGCGGACCAGGAAGCGCCAGCCCGCCAGTCGGGTGTGCGGGGTGCCGCCGGCCCGGCTGACGTCGTCCCAGACATGGACGGGCAGCGGGTGGTCGGGGCTGAGCGGACCCTGATGGGCGCGCAGCGCGGAGACAGGGGCGTCACACACCGCGGTGGGCGAGCCGAGAGCGGCGAGAACACTGCGCAGAGCGGGCGCGGGGGCAGGGGGGAGGTGCAGCGGCATGGTGGGTCGCCTCTCACTTCGGAGACACGGCGGAGCGTGGCTCGGAGACACGGTGGAGCGTGGCGGGTGCAAACGGCGTTGTCTGCGTGCGGGGTCAGAGCAGGGCCGGCGGGCTCAGCCGCTGGGCCCCGGAGACGGTGAGATCGCCGAGACGCTGGGCGCCAAGTCTCTGCCTCGTAAGCGGAGTTTATACGACGTATGTTCCGAAAGTGTTTCTGCTACCGGCCTTGCGGATTTCCGGCAAGGGGAAATCCGGACCGCTGTGCGAGGTGCTTTACACCCCTTTGTGCGGCGTTTTGAAGACGCCACCTCGTATTGCCTTACCAATGCGGTAGGCCGGAACTCGTTGGTGTTTCTCACGAGCGAAATGCCGTTGGCGAGTGCCTCCGAGATATGCCTATGGGAAGTGCCGGACGCTGCACCACTTCGAGCCTATCGGCACCGGCATGCTCCCGCGGCGTTATTGATCAGATTGCCGGGGCATCATCGACCGTAGCGCGAGCCCCGGCGGTGTCGGGGACGGCCCCAAGCGGCCCGTGGCAACGGGCTGTTCACTCGAGGAGGGACCCTTCGATGGGGGAGAAGGTCGCCGCGGACGGGATCGATCTGGCGGACCGGGAGCGTTATCGAAGAAAGCTTCACGACTGTCTCGATGGATTGCACAGGCTCCTGGCGGAGAAGCGGTTCGACCGGCCCAGGAATCTCATGGGTCTGGAGATCGAACTCAATCTTGCCGGCGCCGACGGACTGCCCCGCATGATGAACTCTCAAGTACTGGAGCGCATCGCCAGCGGGGATTTCCAGACCGAACTCGCCCAGTGCAACCTCGAGGTCAACATCCTGCCGCACCGCTTGAGCGGCCGTGTGCTGGACCAGCTCGCCGAGGAACTCCGTACGGGGCTCGGCTACGCCGAGAGGAAGGCCCGGGAGGTCGCCGCCAGGATCGTGATGATCGGCATTCTGCCGACCCTGCACGCCACCGACCTCACGGCCGCCAGCCTCTCCGAGAACGACCGCTACGTCCTGCTCAACGACCAGATGCGGGCGGCCCGCGGCGAGGACTTCGCCCTGGACATCCGGGGCGTCGAGCATCTGGTCTCCCGTTCGCCCTCGATCGCGCCGGAAGCCGCCTGTACGTCGGTCCAACTGCATCTCCAGGTGACACCGGGCCGCTTCGCCGCTGTCTGGAACGCGGCCCAGGCCATCGCCGCGGTGCAGGTGGCGGTCGGCGCCAACTCGCCGTTCCTCTTCGGCCGTGAGCTGTGGCGCGAGTCCCGGCCGCCGGTCTTCCAGCAGGCCACCGACACCCGCTCGCCCGAGCTGCAGGCCCAGGGAGTGCGCCCCCGTACCTGGTTCGGTGAGCGCTGGATCGACTCCGCGTACGACCTGTTCGAGGAGAACGTGCGGTACTTCCCGCCGCTGCTGCCGGTGTGCGGGTCACAGGAGCCGCTGCGGCTCCTGGATGAGGGCGGGGTGCCCGACCTGTCCGAACTGGTCCTGCACAACGGCACGGTCTACCGCTGGAACCGCCCCGTCTACGCGGTCGCCGACGGCGTCGCGCACCTCAGGGTCGAGAACCGGGTGCTGCCGGCCGGCCCCACCATCGCCGACGTCATCGCCAACACCGCCTTCTACTACGGCCTGGTGCGGGCCCTGGCCGAGGAGTCGCGACCCATATGGACGCGGCTCCCGTTCGACGCCGCGGCCCGCAACTTCGACTCCGCGTGCCGGTACGGGATCGACGCCACCCTGGACTGGCCGCGTCCCGGGCGGGCGGGCGGTGTCGCCGATATCCCGGCCGTACGGCTGGTACGCAAGGAGCTGCTGCCGCTGGCG
This genomic stretch from Streptomyces nigrescens harbors:
- the gcvP gene encoding aminomethyl-transferring glycine dehydrogenase yields the protein MTTNRISLTELERGTPFERRHIGPDHAAQAKMLAHIGFGSLDELTAAAVPDVIKSAEALGLPHARTEAEVLKELQGLADRNQVLSSMIGLGYYGTFTPPVILRNVMENPAWYTAYTPYQPEISQGRLEALLNFQTMVADLTGLPTSGASLLDEGTAAAEAMALSRRVGKVKQGVFLVDADCLPQTIAVIETRAEPTGVEVVVADLSDGIPAEIAERGVFGVLLQYPGASGAVRDPRAVIEQAHELGAIVTVAADLLALTLLTPPGELGADIAVGTTQRFGVPMGFGGPHAGFMAVRDQFARSLPGRLVGVSVDADGNKAYRLALQTREQHIRREKATSNICTAQVLLAVMAGMYAVYHGPEGLRTIARRTHRYAAVLAEGLRAGGVEIVHGAYFDTLTARVPGRAAEVVAAAREAGVNLWQVDADLVGIACDETTGRAELAGVWGAFGVNGDVEQLDAAAAEALPQALLRHDDYLAHPVFHEYRSETAMLRYLRTLADKDYALDRGMIPLGSCTMKLNATTEMEPVTWPAFGQLHPFAPAGQAQGYLTLIQELEERLATVTGYDKVSIQPNAGSQGELAGLLAVRAYHRANGDEQRTVCLIPSSAHGTNAASAVMAGMKVVVVKTGEDGEVDTDDLHAKIEKHRDELAVLMVTYPSTHGVFEEHITQICAAVHEAGGQVYVDGANLNALVGLAEPGKFGGDVSHLNLHKTFCIPHGGGGPGVGPVGVRAHLAPYLPNHPLQPGAGPETGVGPISAAPWGSAGILPISWAYVRLMGAEGLKRATQVAVLSANYIAKRLEPHYPVLYTGPGGLVAHECIIDVRPLTKATGVSIDDVAKRLIDYGFHAPTMSFPVAGTLMIEPTESEDLGELDRFCDAMIAIRAEIEKVGSGEWAKDDNPLRNAPHTAGALGGDWAHQYTREEAVFPAGVDAAEKYWPPVRRIDGAFGDRNLVCSCPPLDEYDN
- a CDS encoding glutamate-cysteine ligase family protein — protein: MGEKVAADGIDLADRERYRRKLHDCLDGLHRLLAEKRFDRPRNLMGLEIELNLAGADGLPRMMNSQVLERIASGDFQTELAQCNLEVNILPHRLSGRVLDQLAEELRTGLGYAERKAREVAARIVMIGILPTLHATDLTAASLSENDRYVLLNDQMRAARGEDFALDIRGVEHLVSRSPSIAPEAACTSVQLHLQVTPGRFAAVWNAAQAIAAVQVAVGANSPFLFGRELWRESRPPVFQQATDTRSPELQAQGVRPRTWFGERWIDSAYDLFEENVRYFPPLLPVCGSQEPLRLLDEGGVPDLSELVLHNGTVYRWNRPVYAVADGVAHLRVENRVLPAGPTIADVIANTAFYYGLVRALAEESRPIWTRLPFDAAARNFDSACRYGIDATLDWPRPGRAGGVADIPAVRLVRKELLPLAARGLDAWGVEPADRDHYLGIIDERCRRRVNGASWQAAAFHHALRHGLDRDAALAAMTRRYSELMHTGKPVHTWPVAWPVAERSAVPGQRQAATEGA
- a CDS encoding DUF5999 family protein, giving the protein MCQHQPPCPSADSTDREAAHLVAHHPEQGWSLLCNGVLLFEDTGELLPDGQVIAPHRARAIAAA